A region of Elusimicrobiota bacterium DNA encodes the following proteins:
- a CDS encoding DUF192 domain-containing protein: MRRGKIALGALGLMVAAASFQGAIPSGSEVGGRSSLRRDAAVEILVSSNALPIRLDVEVADETSEQDRGLMDRRLAGDGEGMLFVYPNAKPRIFWMRDTPVPLDLLFFDSDLRLVALIAKAEPLSDRLLKSHVPAQYVLEVPGGFSSRHSVHLGAEIRIVKGGFIE; this comes from the coding sequence ATGAGACGGGGGAAAATAGCGCTGGGCGCTCTGGGACTCATGGTCGCCGCCGCTTCCTTCCAGGGGGCGATTCCGTCGGGCTCGGAGGTGGGGGGGCGATCGTCTCTTCGTCGCGACGCTGCTGTGGAGATTTTGGTCAGCTCGAATGCGTTGCCCATTCGTCTGGACGTGGAAGTGGCAGACGAAACGTCCGAGCAGGACCGCGGGCTTATGGACCGTCGCTTGGCCGGTGATGGGGAGGGGATGCTTTTCGTTTACCCTAACGCTAAGCCCCGGATCTTTTGGATGCGCGACACCCCTGTTCCCTTGGATTTACTCTTCTTTGATTCTGACCTTCGGTTGGTGGCTCTGATCGCGAAGGCAGAACCCCTGTCGGACCGGCTTTTGAAATCGCACGTCCCGGCGCAATATGTTTTGGAAGTCCCGGGAGGGTTTTCCTCTCGTCACTCCGTCCACCTGGGTGCCGAAATAAGGATCGTTAAAGGAGGATTCATTGAATAA